In Heyndrickxia vini, the sequence AACGCTTCGGCAATTTTTCTCTTTGCTTCCGCTTCGGCAAGACCTTTTAAGCGGATGATTTCTGCTTCAGATTCCCCTTGGGCTCTTTGAGCATCCGCTTTAGCAAGACCGTCCACGCGGACTCTTTCCGCTTCGGCTTTAGCCATTGCTTCAATTCGATATTTATTCGCATCTGCTGAAGCAATTTCTTTCGCTTTATTCGCAACCGCTGCTTGTTCAACAGCATAACGATCGGCATCTGCTTTTTTCTTAACCTCTGAATCGTATTGACGTTCACGACGAAGTATTTCCTTTTCTTCCAATTCAATTTGCTTTTGACGCTCGATGATTTTGATTTGCATTTCTTGTTCGGTTACATCCTGTTTCGCGCGCGCCGTTTCTAAATCATATGCTTGGTCGGCTTTCGCCCTTGCAATATCTTGTTCACGGCGGAATTCAGCAATTTTTAGCTGATTAACTTTTTCTGCTTCTGCTATTTCGGTTGCACGCTCAAGTTCTGCTTTTTGAGCATCCTTAGCAGCTTCTGCCCGCTTAATTCTTGTTTCTTTATCGGCTTCAGCTGTTGCGATATCGGCATCACGTTTCACTTGCGCGATTCTTGGCTTCCCTAAAGAATCTAAGTAGCCATTTTTGTCACGAACTTCTTTAATCGTGAATGAGACGATGATTAACCCCATTTTAGCTAAATCTTGTGATGCAACACGTTGTACCTCTTGTGAAAATTTATCACGATTTTTATAAATTTCTTCTACCGTCATGGAACCTAAGATGGATCGGAGATGACCTTCCAATACTTCTTTCGCTTCGTTCTCACGGTCTTGTTTTGTTTTTCCTAAAAATTGTTCTGCAGCTGTCGCTATTTCACCGATGGATCCGCCAATTTTGATAATTGCCGTACCATCAGCCATGACTGGAACACCTTGCTCCGTATACACTTCAGGCGTTGTTACTTCAAGTTTACTAGATAGTAAGCTTAATGGTTGTGCCTGTTGGAATACCGGAAGCACAAATGTACCTCCACCACGAATAATCTTTATTTTGTTTCCTGATTCATCTGTATGGACGTTGCGTCCACCTAAATAGCTTCCTGTTACGATTAATGCTTCGTCGGGACCCGCTGTTCGATATTTTGTAATGAATACACCAATTAATGCAATAATTAAAAATGCAACGATCCCAATGATAACCCATAGTCCTACACCTTCAAGCATAGCTTCTCCCCCTAACAAAAATTATATAGTTTCTATTTTTTCAAGGTCTTCATTATATAGTCGATTATTTTCATACGGGACGACATAAAGAACACCATCTTTTACCTCAATGATTAACACTTGTTTGCCTTCTTCAATTGAATGATTTTCGTAGCTTGCGGCAGGTTTAGAAATCATTCCACTTTTACTATCAATGACAATTTCACCATATCCGTCTTGTGGAATCGATATGATTAATTTCCCTACCCGTCCCTTTAAAGAATCCTCCGTATAGCTAAGTGATTCTTCTGCAGAGGATAGCGGTATAAGGACAAACACATTTAAAAGTGTGACAAGTATGATCGCAATAATTGCTGAAATGGCCATAATAAGAATGCTGGATAATGAGGTTACCCGCTCAAAAATATAGCCGGATGCGGAAAAAAAGGTGATAAAAGATAAAACTAATGTTGGATGTAAATAACCGAGTGCCTCTCCGATCCCATGGAAAATATCCCCAAATAGGATATAAAGAATCGTAAGACTCCCTGCAACAATTAGGAGAACTAAATAAACCGTTTCAATCGATGTTCCGAAAATGGTCATTCGCACCAAATCCTTTACGTGTTATAGTGAAAATGATGAATGATGATCACACCTTTCAATTTTTCTTTATGATTTATTTACGGATAAAACGTTAAGAAGGTTTCAAAAATATTTCAAAAAGTTTACGTGTGTTTTTCTAATGGAGAAATGTATGTAGATAAAACTTTTCGATGCAGAGATCATCCCTGCATCGATATATATCTATTGTATCATAATTTAGACTAGGACAAATATTCTATTTTATTTAAACCAGACTTTGATTGTTTCTTTCGAATGCAACCTACTAATACATATACAAATGGTGTGGCAACAATGGATGCGATAAATTTAAATACGTATTGTGTAAAGACGAGCATGATTAATGCAGCAACAGGCATTGTGCCAAAAAAGGCGATTGAAATAAAAATCGCTGTATCCACTAATTGACTAAGCATAGTCGATGCATTGTTTCGGAGCCAAAGCTTTTTCACTCCATGTCTTTCTTTCAGTTTATTAAAAACATATACATCCAAATTCTGACTAACAGCGTACGAAACTAGACTCGCGATAATGACTCGAAAGCTGCCACTTAAAATCGTTTGATATTCTGATTGATGCTCGAAAAATGGTGCTGATGGCAAATAAATCGTAATCGTAATAAAAATAATGGCCAGCATTTGGGTCATTAAGCCTGCTTTTACCGTTTTACGTCCCGCATCCTTTCCATACACTTCAACAATCGTATCCACAATCGGATACGTAAAAATGTAAATGATGACGGCAGCGGGCAACACTGCCCAATCACCGATACTAAATAATTTTACCGCGACAATATTGGATAAAATTAATAAACCTACAAATATTCCATTTAAATATAACAGCATAGTCGATTGATTCCTTTCTTAGCGATTATCTACTTTTTCAGGATACATATCATGGTTCATCAGACGATATGCAGCCATATCCTCATATTTGGTTCCCGGTCTCCCGTAATTGCAATACGGATCAATCGATATCCCGCCACGCGGTGTAAATTTTCCCCACACTTCAATATATCGCGGGTCTAATAATTTAATTAGGTCATTCATGATGATGTTCACGCAATCCTCATGAAAATCTCCATGATTTCGAAAACTGAACAAATATAGTTTTAAAGATTTGCTTTCTACGATTTTTTTATCAGGGATGTAGCTGATATACATAGTTGCATAGTCAGGTTGGTTTGTGATTGGGCATAGTGAAGAGAACTCCGGACAATTAAATTTCACAAAATAATCACGGTCCACATGCAAGTTATCAACTGATTCCAATACTTGTGGTGCATAATCAAATGCATACTTCGTCCCTTGATTCCCTAATAATGTTAATTCATCTAGTCCTTCTTCTTTTTTTCTTCCAGACATAAAAAAACCTCCTTTAAATGTTTCGTACATTTAAGAGAGGTTCACTTTTTTCATAGCTACTATAATAAATGGTCAAAAAGAAAAGCCATATCCTGATATGGACATGGCTTTAAATGACATGAATCCATAGTTTTTTATAGAGGGTTTCAGCTATGAACCTCTCCCGTATGTACGGGTATGAATTTGTACAAATTTTAGCATATAAAAAATGGTCATTTCCGTCAATAGGCAAATTATTTAGAATCTAGTGCCTGCCCTAAGTCTTCAATGAGATCCTCGATATCTTCAATACCTACTGATATTCTTATTAATCCATCCTCAATTCCAAGTTCTAAACGACGCTCCCGTGGAATTGACGCATGTGTCATTAGTGATGGGATTGAAATAAGACTTTCAACCGCACCGAGACTTTCAGCTAACGTAAAATATTTCACATTCTTTAACACAGATAAAGCTTTTTCTTGGTTTACTACAGTAAATGAAATCATTCCACCGAAACCATCTGCTTGTGTGCGATGAATATCGTGTCCAGGATGTTCAGCTAATCCCGGGAAGAAGACTTTTTCTACCTTGGAATGCTCTTGCAGAAATTTCACGACATCTAACGTGTTTTTCTCGATTTCCTCCATGCGGATGCCTAGTGTTTTAATCCCACGAATCAATAACCAACTATCTTGTGGTCCGAGAATACCACCAGTTGAATTTTGGATAAAATGAACATCCTCACCCAATTGTTCATCATTAACGACGACTAGGCCAGCAACAACATCACTATGGCCGCCAAGATATTTTGTAGCACTATGAAGGACAATATCTGCACCTAAGTCCAATGGATTTTGCCAGTAAGGGGTGCTAAAGGTATTATCGACAATGAGTTTTAGTCCTTTGTCTTTTGCAATCCCGCTTATTGCACGAATATCAGTAATTTTTAACAAAGGATTTGTCGGTGTTTCGACGTATATAGCTTTCGTATTAGGTCGGACGGCATTTTTTACTGCATCTAAATCACTTGTGTCTACAAACGTCACTTCAAGATTGAAACGGTTTAAAACCTTTGTCATCACACGGAACGTCCCACCGTACACATCATCCGTTGCAATAATATGATCGCCTGATGAGAATAAATTCATCACAGCCGTTATCGCGGCCATCCCAGATCCGAACGCAAAGCCACGGGTACCATTTTCAATATCGGCAATCAATTTTTCCAATGATTCACGAGTTGGATTTCCCGTTCTTGAATATTCATATTTAAAATTACCTACTCCCTCTTGTTTGTACGTACTGACTTGATAGATAGGGGTCGAAACAGCTCCTGTATATGGATCACGGCTAATGCCGCCATGAATAAATTTTGTTTTCTTCTTCATCTTTTTTCTCACCTTTCATTGAATTGATATATCCCGCTACTTATATATCGCTCACTGCTATCGGGAAAAATGGTCACGATATTCGTTCCAGGTTTTGCTTGCCTCGCTTCTCTTAAGCATGCTTCTAAAGCAGCTCCTGAAGAACTTCCGACTAAAAGCCCCTCTTTTCGTGCAATCTCTGCTAAGCGAAAAAACGCATCCTCATCTGAGATCGTGTGAATCTCATCGAAATATTCCCGATCAATAAATGGCGGCAAAAATTCCATTCCTATCCCTTCTGTCCGATGCGAACCAGACTCCCCGCCATTTAAAATGGAACCTTCTGGCTCAACGATTACCGTTTTGATCTGTGGAAGCTTTTCTTTTAAAAAGCGGGAAGTTCCCATAAACGTTCCACCAGAACCCGCCCCCGCAACAAACACATCTATCTTTCCATCAAGAGCTTCGTAGATCTCTGGTCCTAAACTTTCATAATACGTATCTGGATTAGCGGAATTTTGAAATTGTCCTGGGTAATATGAATTAGGAATTTCTATTAAAAGCTCCTTCGCCTTCTCAATGGCACCTTGCATGCCCATATCCGTAGGTGTATTTACGACTGTTGCACCAAGTGCCCGCATAAGTGTTTGCTTTTCGATACTAAATTTTTGAGGTGTCACGAAAACCGCCTTTACCCCGAACTTGATAGCAGCCATCGCAAGGCCGACCCCCGTGTTACCAGCTGTCGGCTCAATAATGGTTCCACCCTTCTGCAGCTTCCCTTCATCTAATGCTCGTTTCAATAAATATTGACCTAAGCGATCTTTGACACTGCCTCCTGGATTAAAATATTCCAGCTTTGCAAATAAACGAACATTTTTCGGAAGTGAATAAGAAGTAATTTCAACTAACGGTGTATTTCCAATCAATTCACTGATATGCTTTGCATATTTCATTGCCTATCCCTCTTTTAGCCAATCATTCATTTTATTTAAGCTTTAGGTGCAATTACTGAATCTATTATTCTACTTTTTCGCCATTTATTAACCAGACAAATGGATTTAATTTCGTGAATGAGACGGAAAAGCCATTTTGATTAAAAATATCCTGTAAAACTGAAATTGTTGTATAGTACTCTCTTTCTAAATCTTCCGCCAATCGAAGGAAGTTTTTTCGCTTTGCATCTTGAATCATTTCCATCTTGGCATTCAAAGTTGCAAATACGGTATCGGCAAAAACAATTCTCCCACCATTATTTAACAACGTACTATATTTTTTAATCGCTTTCGCTTTCTCCTCATCTGTTAAGTGATGGAAAGCGTAAGTACTCACAAAAGTATCGATAGACTCTGATATCTTTGGAAATTCTAAAAAATCCCCATCCAAAATTTTTACGTATGGTATCTTTTTGCGAGCGATCTTTCGCATCCCTTCAGAAGGCTCCATACCATATACATTTAATCCTCTATTTAATAACTTCGCCGTTAAGTTTCCTGTTCCCACACCGAACTCAACAACGGTTCCGGAAGCATGTTCGGCGACTTTCGTTAATATTTCATCATAATGGATAAACACATCTTCATATTCCGGATCATTTCCGGAAACTGTATTGTCATAAGAAAGGGACCATTCATCAAAAAGCTCATTAAATTCTCTGCCCAAACTTAATTCCCTCATTTCCTATAAAATAACTATGAATTAACTTTAGCACGGAATAGGTGAAAGTGCAATTACTTGGATAAAAAATGGGCAATCATCCATAATGGGGGTCGTTTTCACTGGAATGGGATTATTACTATTTAAAAAGATTTTTTCAAAAGAGAGGGTAAAAAATGCCGGGGACATTGTCTCTCATCCTTTTCGGAGTACTATGAAAAGTCTATCAATTGATGTTTGTGAGCTCCAAGCTGACAAAATATAAGTCATTGGACATCACAAATGCGGAATGAGTGTAGAACATAACATTAAAATAATTAAAAAACATCCTTTATTATCAGATGATATTCCAGTGCAAGGTCTAGTTATCGATCCGGAAACAGGAAAATTAGATCTTGTTGTTGATGGATATAATAACTAACTAACCATTCCCTGCCTTGTGCAGGGAAATTTCCTTTTACTACTTATCTTTAAATACAATTCCTTGCAAAATATATTCAAAATAATGTTTAATGTTGGATTTCCGCTTTTTGATTATTTGAAACATATGCAGGAGCTCGAGTAATTGTGTGCGGCTTAGATGAGTAACCAAAACATTTATGATTGTTTCAGTATTCACCTCGAATAATTCTCCATCTTTTGTTCTAATCTTTAATCCCGATAATGGAGTAATATACATTTTTAACAAACCTTTTAATTGATTTAAACTAATTCGGACACTCGTATAATCCGTCGATGTATCCGTGTTAATCGAGGGTTTTTCCATTATAATCCTCCATTCTTAATAATGTTAAATAAGAATAGAAATAAAAAAACTATTCCTAAATAAGAAATAGCCAATAAAAATCTTTTCATGACTATTCGGTGGCTCGGCGATCATCATTCCTTAGAACCTTAGACCCGTAGCTTTGCGTCCCTAACTTTCGCAAGGTTTGCCATTATCGTAGTGTTGATATTTTGAAATTTTTAATACTATTCATTTTATTACTGTCCATAAATTTTATCAACAAATATTCATATTTTTCGACATTTATACATATTTCTGTCGAAAATTATTTGATAATTTTCAATTTTTAAGACAGTTATATTACTATATACTTATATTAAAACACTGGACGAGGGACCTATCCATGAAAAAAACTGCACAAATTGTGTTAATTTCTGTTTCAATCCTATTTTCCACTGGACAAGCTGTTATTACCCAGCATTTTCAATTTAGTGACATGATTGACGCTGTTATTGCGACTGTTATTGCCTGGTTTGTTGGTTGGCAGTATGATAAACTACAATACTTTGCAACACAAAAAAGAGAAAATGAAGCTTGTTACCGAAAATTAATTGATTGGTTGCCAAATCCGCTTTTCATTCATGACAATGAAATAATTATCTACGCAAATGAAGCGGCAATTTCAATGTTGAAAGCTACATCAAAACGTCAAATCATTTCTAAATCCATATACGATTTTATTGATAAGGAATATATTGATAGAGTAATTGAAAGGGTGCACCAAGTTAAGAAGAATGGGATGCCTCTTCCTAATATTGAACACAAATTGATTCGATTTGATGGGCAAACGATATTTTTTGATGCAACATCAGTATTATTGCGATATGAAGGAAAAGATGTCATTTTATCTATTGGTAAAGATGTAACCGATCAAAAAAAGCAAACCGATTCTCTCCTTCAAAAGTCGGAAAAACTAGCCATTGTCGGTCAAATGGCTGCTGGAATTGCACACGAAATTCGTAATCCACTTACCTCTATAAAAGGGTTCATTCAATTATTCCGTTCAAATACTTATCAAAAGGAGTATTATGACCTTGTACTAACTGAACTGGATCGAATTAATATTATTTTAGGTGAATTCCTTGTCCTGGCCAAACCTTCTGTAGTCGTATTTAAAGAAAATGATGTAAGAACATTAATCGAAGATGTTGTTACATTAATCAATACACAATCAATATTAAATAATGTTCAAATAAACGTTGATATGAATGAAAGTATACCCCGAATTTCTTGCGAAGAAACCCAACTAAAACAAGTCTTAATCAATATCTTAAAAAATGCCATCGAGGCAATGCCGAATGGTGGATTGATTGAAATCAAGGTCCAGGAAAAGCAAAAAGGGAAGCTCTCAATTTGTATTATTGATCAAGGAATCGGCATTCCTAAAGATCGTATTTCTACATTAGGGGAGCCGTTTTACACTACGAAGGAAAAAGGGACAGGGCTAGGACTTATGACATGCTATAGAATCATCGAAAGCCATAACGGAACCTTTCATATATCAAGTGAACTAAATAAAGGGACGACCGTGGAGATTACAATACCAACAATCAACCAGCCATATATACCGATAATGATTCAATAAGCGAAACAACTTATACTGTTGCTTTGCTTTTCTTTTGCATATATAAAAATAAATTAGCAATCCATTTCGACAACAAGAGTACAATTATATACCCTAAAAACAAATGAAAATAATTCATTCCTTTCATTAGAACAAGAAGATCCATTGCAACAAATATCGGTTTAATAATAAAAGATAAAATTAAACTAAGTCCTATGGAGCAAAGATAATAATTTTTCTTTTCGTTAATCGACCATTGGTAAACAAGCATAAATAACACCGGGATAAGAGCAGCATCTAAACCGAAACTTACAGGTATAAACGGAATCGCTTGAAACGGATATACCCATAATGAATTCCTAACACCAATTGTATCAATATAAGTGAACCAAACATGTACATTAAAACCATAAAATCCAATTTGAAGTGCCTTTTTTCGATCGATTAAAATGAATACACAGATTAACGGTACGACAAGCATAGCCATATGTAACCAAAATTGCCATGTATGGAAGTCTGAAAATCGATGCCAGTACTCCATAAACGTGTGGACTGCATGTTCCTGGGCATTTTCTACTTTTTCTAAGGATAGTCTTTGTTCCCCAGTCAATTTCCCCATCTCCTTTTTTAATGATTTGGGTAAGTGACCATTAGTTTTACACCTATAGGAAAGATTATTCAAAATTGTATTTGAGAAACGATTAAAAGCCCTAGAATAGGGCTTTTTATTCGTTATTGATAAAACTGAATCTGTTTCGCCAGATCTATTAAAGGTTTTTCATCTATTATCGGTTGTTGGTTATAAGCATATTGGATAGTATACATAAACTGTTTAGTTACAATAAAGACTTGTGGGGATGTTTTCTCCGTGTTTTCCCATAATACGGCATGTTTATTGGAAATCTTCATTTCTTTATATCCCGATTCTTTGTTCGTTAGCTCTTTTATAATCTCATTAATTTCCTCGTCATTTGGCAGTACTCTAACTAATAAGGAATTCCCTTTATTTTTATACGGATAATCGACCATGACATCTTGTAAATTAGTAGAATTCGCCATAGAAGCATATCCAGTAATATTTGGCAGTACCTTTCGGATATCAACAGGGATTGTAGCTTCGTCTGAAATAATAAATGAGGTCCGATCATTCATTGTAAATGTATTGCCTTTCACTTCTCCGTTAGCGGGAAAAAGAGGGAAATCTATATTACCTTTAGATGCACCATGTACATTATGTACATTTTGATTATGTGGAGCTGCGCTTTGAATATCGTTACTATTATCCATTACGATGTTATACCCAAAAATAATAAATGCAAGAAGGGCTGCAACTACTGTCGATGAATAAACAAAGACCTTTTGGGTTTTTGAGCGCATATTTCTTCTAGTTAAATCTGCTGCGATTTTTTTCCGCATTTTCCTCTTTCGATCGATATTCCAACTAATTTCTGAATCCAATCTTTCCAGTGATGTATCATATATACTTTCATCAAACTGTTTTTTCATTTAAGAAAACCTCCTTTAGCATTTGTTTTTCCAATGCGGGAACGGCTCGGAATAACGTTGATTTCACTTTGCTCTCCGACCAATTTAAAATCTTAGAAGTTTCTTCAATGGAGAATCCTTTAATCTTTCGTAAAATAATCACCTCTCGGTAGGATGTCTTAATTTCACCTAATGCTTTAACCAGTTCTTGGGACGTTTCTTTTATCTGTACAATCTCCTCAGGTGATGGCTGCTTATCTTTTTTCGAGTTAAACACATCTTTAAACAGCATAATCGGCTTTCGTTTTCTCAAATCATCTAAGGTGACATTTCGTGCAATCGTGAATAGCCATGTTTTTGGGCTTGCATCTTGTTTAAACGTTTGATGTTTTGTATAGGCCTTCATAAAAGTTTCATGGGTTAGATCTTCAGCAAGTTGATAATCTTTTACCATGAGGAGAATATATTTAAAAATCGCATCACTATACCTCTCATACCATTCTTCAATTTCCATCTGTTTTGCATCAGGCAACTCAGGTCCCCCCCATCTTTTTAAAATTCTATATTTAGACGGAAATCCTTTTAAAAAGTTTTAAAAAATCTTAAAGTTTTCTAGTAGATATGGCTGGATCCGGACATAGGCACTTTTCATAATAAAGTTATCCGTATTGTGTAAAATTTACCATTCCCTAAAAATAAAAAAAACCACATTAAACGCATGCGGGACTTCCTACCATTCTCAATTATACGGAATAACTTTTTATACGTTCATTCCATGTTTTTTCACTAATAAAATAGCAGTATATATAAGTTTGTACAATATGGAATTATAAGTTAGTATACATTTAGACAAGTAGTACAATTTTAAATTCAGGTGATAAAAATGAAAAGTCGAAAACAGCATGTTATGACTGTTGCCCATCAATTATTTATTCATAAAGGGTTTCAAGCAACCTCTATTCAAGATATTTTAGAAGGAAGCAGTATTTCAAAAGGTACATTCTATAATTATTTTCCTTCGAAAAATGAACTTTTACTCGCGATTTTCGCGGATTCGTATAATGAACTTGAAAAAAAGAGAGAAAAATTATTAATTGGACAAAATCGGTCGGATATTGAAATTTTTATTAAACAAATTGAATTATAAATGGAAACGAATAAACCTGATAAACTGTATTCTCTTTTTGAAGAGGTGACTGTTTCTAAAGACGAAGATTTGAAGCAATTTTTTAAACGTACACAATATGACAATCTCATTTGGATGAATGAACGGTTAATTGATATTTTTGGGGAAGACAAAAAACCATATTTATTAGATTGTGCCGTCATGTTTACTGGGATTCTTCATCATAATTTTCATTATAATTATTTGGCGAAATTTTATTCTAATGCTTCTCCCTTACAGGTTATTCGCTACAGTGTAGAACGGTTGAAGAAAATCGTAGAAGATGTTTCAAATTCACATGCACAATTATTAGACCCCGACATTATTGAACAATGGCTTCCAGGGTTTTCGGAGAAAAAAAGAGGATATAAGGAGCGTGTCCATCAGCAGATCAAATATTTAAAAGAATTGTTGGAAATGATTGA encodes:
- a CDS encoding flotillin family protein; protein product: MLEGVGLWVIIGIVAFLIIALIGVFITKYRTAGPDEALIVTGSYLGGRNVHTDESGNKIKIIRGGGTFVLPVFQQAQPLSLLSSKLEVTTPEVYTEQGVPVMADGTAIIKIGGSIGEIATAAEQFLGKTKQDRENEAKEVLEGHLRSILGSMTVEEIYKNRDKFSQEVQRVASQDLAKMGLIIVSFTIKEVRDKNGYLDSLGKPRIAQVKRDADIATAEADKETRIKRAEAAKDAQKAELERATEIAEAEKVNQLKIAEFRREQDIARAKADQAYDLETARAKQDVTEQEMQIKIIERQKQIELEEKEILRRERQYDSEVKKKADADRYAVEQAAVANKAKEIASADANKYRIEAMAKAEAERVRVDGLAKADAQRAQGESEAEIIRLKGLAEAEAKRKIAEAFEMFGQAAVLDMVMKMLPEYAKQVASPLANIDKITVVDTGGNGSEGGANKITGYATNLMSTLQESLKASSGIDVKELLENLSGKHNIRGSIDQLTYEMKETKGQLAAADKEE
- a CDS encoding queuosine precursor transporter codes for the protein MLLYLNGIFVGLLILSNIVAVKLFSIGDWAVLPAAVIIYIFTYPIVDTIVEVYGKDAGRKTVKAGLMTQMLAIIFITITIYLPSAPFFEHQSEYQTILSGSFRVIIASLVSYAVSQNLDVYVFNKLKERHGVKKLWLRNNASTMLSQLVDTAIFISIAFFGTMPVAALIMLVFTQYVFKFIASIVATPFVYVLVGCIRKKQSKSGLNKIEYLS
- the queF gene encoding preQ(1) synthase; translated protein: MSGRKKEEGLDELTLLGNQGTKYAFDYAPQVLESVDNLHVDRDYFVKFNCPEFSSLCPITNQPDYATMYISYIPDKKIVESKSLKLYLFSFRNHGDFHEDCVNIIMNDLIKLLDPRYIEVWGKFTPRGGISIDPYCNYGRPGTKYEDMAAYRLMNHDMYPEKVDNR
- a CDS encoding bifunctional cystathionine gamma-lyase/homocysteine desulfhydrase → MKKKTKFIHGGISRDPYTGAVSTPIYQVSTYKQEGVGNFKYEYSRTGNPTRESLEKLIADIENGTRGFAFGSGMAAITAVMNLFSSGDHIIATDDVYGGTFRVMTKVLNRFNLEVTFVDTSDLDAVKNAVRPNTKAIYVETPTNPLLKITDIRAISGIAKDKGLKLIVDNTFSTPYWQNPLDLGADIVLHSATKYLGGHSDVVAGLVVVNDEQLGEDVHFIQNSTGGILGPQDSWLLIRGIKTLGIRMEEIEKNTLDVVKFLQEHSKVEKVFFPGLAEHPGHDIHRTQADGFGGMISFTVVNQEKALSVLKNVKYFTLAESLGAVESLISIPSLMTHASIPRERRLELGIEDGLIRISVGIEDIEDLIEDLGQALDSK
- a CDS encoding PLP-dependent cysteine synthase family protein, with amino-acid sequence MKYAKHISELIGNTPLVEITSYSLPKNVRLFAKLEYFNPGGSVKDRLGQYLLKRALDEGKLQKGGTIIEPTAGNTGVGLAMAAIKFGVKAVFVTPQKFSIEKQTLMRALGATVVNTPTDMGMQGAIEKAKELLIEIPNSYYPGQFQNSANPDTYYESLGPEIYEALDGKIDVFVAGAGSGGTFMGTSRFLKEKLPQIKTVIVEPEGSILNGGESGSHRTEGIGMEFLPPFIDREYFDEIHTISDEDAFFRLAEIARKEGLLVGSSSGAALEACLREARQAKPGTNIVTIFPDSSERYISSGIYQFNER
- a CDS encoding class I SAM-dependent DNA methyltransferase, with the protein product MGREFNELFDEWSLSYDNTVSGNDPEYEDVFIHYDEILTKVAEHASGTVVEFGVGTGNLTAKLLNRGLNVYGMEPSEGMRKIARKKIPYVKILDGDFLEFPKISESIDTFVSTYAFHHLTDEEKAKAIKKYSTLLNNGGRIVFADTVFATLNAKMEMIQDAKRKNFLRLAEDLEREYYTTISVLQDIFNQNGFSVSFTKLNPFVWLINGEKVE
- a CDS encoding ATP-binding protein; the protein is MKKTAQIVLISVSILFSTGQAVITQHFQFSDMIDAVIATVIAWFVGWQYDKLQYFATQKRENEACYRKLIDWLPNPLFIHDNEIIIYANEAAISMLKATSKRQIISKSIYDFIDKEYIDRVIERVHQVKKNGMPLPNIEHKLIRFDGQTIFFDATSVLLRYEGKDVILSIGKDVTDQKKQTDSLLQKSEKLAIVGQMAAGIAHEIRNPLTSIKGFIQLFRSNTYQKEYYDLVLTELDRINIILGEFLVLAKPSVVVFKENDVRTLIEDVVTLINTQSILNNVQINVDMNESIPRISCEETQLKQVLINILKNAIEAMPNGGLIEIKVQEKQKGKLSICIIDQGIGIPKDRISTLGEPFYTTKEKGTGLGLMTCYRIIESHNGTFHISSELNKGTTVEITIPTINQPYIPIMIQ
- a CDS encoding CBO0543 family protein, producing MTGEQRLSLEKVENAQEHAVHTFMEYWHRFSDFHTWQFWLHMAMLVVPLICVFILIDRKKALQIGFYGFNVHVWFTYIDTIGVRNSLWVYPFQAIPFIPVSFGLDAALIPVLFMLVYQWSINEKKNYYLCSIGLSLILSFIIKPIFVAMDLLVLMKGMNYFHLFLGYIIVLLLSKWIANLFLYMQKKSKATV
- a CDS encoding RNA polymerase sigma factor; the encoded protein is MPDAKQMEIEEWYERYSDAIFKYILLMVKDYQLAEDLTHETFMKAYTKHQTFKQDASPKTWLFTIARNVTLDDLRKRKPIMLFKDVFNSKKDKQPSPEEIVQIKETSQELVKALGEIKTSYREVIILRKIKGFSIEETSKILNWSESKVKSTLFRAVPALEKQMLKEVFLNEKTV
- a CDS encoding TetR/AcrR family transcriptional regulator encodes the protein MKSRKQHVMTVAHQLFIHKGFQATSIQDILEGSSISKGTFYNYFPSKNELLLAIFADSYNELEKKREKLLIGQNRSDIEIFIKQIEL
- a CDS encoding TetR/AcrR family transcriptional regulator, yielding METNKPDKLYSLFEEVTVSKDEDLKQFFKRTQYDNLIWMNERLIDIFGEDKKPYLLDCAVMFTGILHHNFHYNYLAKFYSNASPLQVIRYSVERLKKIVEDVSNSHAQLLDPDIIEQWLPGFSEKKRGYKERVHQQIKYLKELLEMIEDNEKRSKYKESLDFIQEELFISRKPKIFLIESILFMMKDYPSKHWKEEIEKLGQIVQEYVKEL